A genomic window from Haladaptatus caseinilyticus includes:
- a CDS encoding MFS transporter — protein sequence MSGETSGGSSLRLFKNREFIAVASTAFARSQAYSTILIALALYADIFQTTSTMEGLFGTAFAIVQLFIVLPLGRYIDTRNSKRILLFGLLLNVVVFIGFMFVENVTQVILVRVLQGTAASILWLTGMTVVGEISEESSRGLWIGTYNQVGALSSLIGDIFGGLLLYLYGFQETYIALSVVTVLAFISVLLFLRDNPGGRKDPEESSGRETIEMLLGRSAIKALVFFRLSFSVGKMAVITFLPIYAVTEFGINPFIVGGIMAGGKLTKSITQGKVGDWTDRVEHTHRFILAGALVYAVGTALIPLAGFAHVYIPDMIVNAFGEEMALPGAFFVLFAAYAVLGIGDSLRLPASMALFVGEGEQFDAVASSLSLRSIAWKVGQVGGPVFVGAIWDATSVLVAFWTASAFIVVSSIVFAMLYSAEPAPGEQVDAVSGD from the coding sequence GTGTCCGGTGAGACGAGCGGCGGGAGTTCGCTCCGCCTCTTCAAAAACCGCGAGTTCATCGCAGTCGCCAGCACCGCGTTCGCGCGCAGTCAAGCGTACTCGACTATTCTCATCGCACTCGCGTTGTACGCCGACATCTTCCAGACGACGAGCACCATGGAGGGACTGTTCGGCACGGCGTTCGCGATCGTCCAGTTGTTCATCGTCCTCCCGCTGGGTCGATACATCGACACGCGAAACTCGAAGCGAATCCTGCTGTTCGGACTCCTGCTCAACGTGGTCGTCTTCATCGGCTTCATGTTCGTCGAAAACGTCACGCAGGTCATTTTGGTCCGCGTCCTACAGGGAACTGCCGCGAGTATCCTCTGGCTGACCGGGATGACCGTCGTCGGCGAAATCAGCGAGGAGAGTTCGCGTGGACTGTGGATCGGGACGTACAATCAGGTCGGCGCGCTATCGAGCCTCATCGGTGACATCTTCGGCGGTCTCCTGCTGTATCTGTACGGGTTTCAGGAGACCTATATCGCGCTGAGCGTCGTGACCGTTCTGGCGTTCATCTCGGTTCTCCTGTTCCTCCGGGACAACCCCGGCGGGAGAAAGGACCCCGAGGAGTCCAGCGGTCGCGAGACCATCGAGATGCTTCTCGGGCGATCGGCCATCAAAGCCCTCGTCTTCTTCCGTCTCTCGTTCAGCGTCGGGAAGATGGCCGTCATCACCTTCCTTCCCATCTACGCCGTTACGGAGTTCGGCATCAACCCGTTCATCGTCGGCGGCATCATGGCGGGCGGAAAGCTGACCAAATCCATCACGCAGGGTAAAGTCGGCGACTGGACCGACCGCGTGGAACATACCCACCGATTTATCCTCGCGGGCGCGTTGGTCTATGCAGTTGGAACCGCGCTCATCCCCCTGGCCGGGTTCGCTCACGTCTACATTCCGGATATGATCGTCAACGCCTTCGGCGAGGAGATGGCACTCCCCGGCGCCTTCTTCGTCCTCTTCGCGGCGTACGCGGTGCTCGGAATCGGCGACAGCCTCCGCCTGCCCGCAAGCATGGCCCTGTTCGTCGGCGAGGGCGAGCAGTTCGATGCCGTGGCCTCCAGCCTCTCTCTTCGCTCCATCGCGTGGAAAGTCGGGCAGGTCGGTGGTCCGGTTTTCGTGGGGGCTATTTGGGACGCCACCAGCGTCCTCGTCGCCTTCTGGACCGCATCGGCGTTCATCGTCGTCTCGTCCATCGTGTTCGCGATGCTGTACAGTGCCGAACCTGCGCCCGGCGAACAAGTCGATGCCGTCAGTGGAGATTAG
- a CDS encoding thioredoxin family protein: MASEPNDPDALFDALVAEDVVIENGTVSLADDFEHRWSIYLDTYASITPDAFDESVAETFDISCEEARDSDVTRTGFSYYLALRAHVNGEYTVAELGVMAEMVARIGPSSPVPDGIETLTDETYSDFLGRHPDCIISVWKRDCEPCAAIANELSEIRAGIPEKVGFAGVDGDDVVAFRREFDVTAAPSFLCFRDGECRETVTGSAEPDDLVESVRSVYI, from the coding sequence TTGGCGTCTGAACCCAACGACCCGGACGCGCTGTTCGACGCACTCGTCGCGGAGGACGTCGTCATCGAGAACGGCACCGTCTCGCTGGCGGACGATTTCGAACATCGTTGGTCGATATACCTCGACACCTACGCGAGCATTACACCCGACGCGTTCGATGAAAGCGTCGCCGAAACGTTCGACATCTCGTGCGAGGAAGCTCGCGACAGCGACGTGACCCGGACCGGGTTCAGCTACTACCTCGCGCTCCGCGCACACGTAAACGGCGAGTATACGGTCGCGGAACTCGGAGTGATGGCCGAGATGGTCGCACGTATCGGTCCATCATCGCCGGTTCCCGACGGGATAGAAACGCTCACCGACGAAACCTACTCCGACTTTCTCGGGCGGCACCCCGATTGCATCATTTCGGTGTGGAAACGCGACTGCGAACCGTGTGCGGCGATTGCGAACGAACTATCCGAAATCAGGGCGGGGATCCCCGAGAAGGTAGGGTTCGCTGGTGTGGATGGTGACGACGTCGTGGCGTTTCGACGTGAGTTCGACGTGACGGCGGCACCGTCGTTCCTCTGTTTTCGCGACGGCGAGTGCCGCGAGACGGTGACGGGAAGCGCGGAACCCGACGACCTTGTCGAGTCGGTTCGGTCGGTCTACATCTGA
- a CDS encoding DUF6684 family protein gives MAERVFDRETLLDITVNVVPLGILAFFFAVFLAFSPWSDGSSLVGLISLALVVIPFVGLAVLTYLTAREI, from the coding sequence ATGGCAGAACGCGTCTTCGACCGGGAAACGCTCCTCGACATCACGGTCAACGTCGTCCCACTCGGGATATTGGCATTCTTCTTCGCCGTCTTCCTCGCCTTCAGCCCGTGGAGTGACGGTAGTTCGCTGGTCGGCCTCATCAGCTTGGCACTGGTCGTCATCCCGTTCGTCGGATTGGCAGTGCTAACGTATCTCACGGCACGGGAAATCTAG
- a CDS encoding universal stress protein, producing the protein MYHVLVAVDETESRALAQATAVIDLPESATAVRATLLHSFTDNPSGATAMQVAGVRRAQESLEDAGIETDVVETSGSPADTILDVAEEHDVDCICVGGRKRSPAGKALFGSVAQSVILTARRPVLVAGE; encoded by the coding sequence ATGTACCACGTCCTGGTTGCCGTGGATGAAACCGAATCGCGCGCACTGGCGCAAGCAACCGCGGTTATCGACCTTCCCGAGTCGGCAACGGCGGTACGCGCCACACTATTACACTCCTTTACCGACAATCCCAGCGGCGCAACCGCGATGCAGGTAGCGGGCGTTCGGCGAGCACAGGAATCCTTGGAGGATGCGGGAATCGAAACCGACGTCGTCGAGACGAGTGGAAGTCCGGCGGATACCATCCTCGACGTGGCCGAGGAACACGACGTCGATTGTATCTGTGTCGGCGGGCGAAAACGTTCACCGGCCGGAAAGGCTCTGTTCGGAAGCGTCGCACAGTCCGTCATCCTGACCGCGAGGCGACCCGTCCTCGTCGCGGGAGAGTGA
- a CDS encoding DUF7541 family protein, with translation MDEQPGLSDQYRKSSPWPLFVAFGLALFETGIVMAEYLFPVAVGGMLMFVGSCVGILRESEYINSPWKGLIASAGLAFVVGGVIWTLTTGSVRLRGTAILIGGAILLVGGIAGSLWQPESV, from the coding sequence ATGGACGAACAACCGGGGCTCTCCGACCAATACCGAAAATCCAGTCCGTGGCCGCTGTTCGTCGCGTTCGGGTTGGCCCTGTTCGAGACCGGTATCGTGATGGCCGAATACCTCTTTCCCGTTGCCGTCGGTGGCATGCTGATGTTCGTCGGTAGCTGCGTCGGTATCCTCCGCGAATCGGAATATATCAACAGTCCGTGGAAAGGCCTCATCGCGTCGGCGGGACTGGCGTTCGTCGTCGGGGGCGTTATCTGGACGCTGACGACTGGATCGGTCAGGCTTCGCGGCACTGCTATCCTCATCGGCGGTGCCATCCTGCTCGTCGGCGGTATCGCGGGGTCGCTTTGGCAACCGGAATCGGTCTGA
- a CDS encoding cbb3-type cytochrome c oxidase subunit I encodes MGVFLLAVATFLARIEDWRSYTPLTGGGYGYAEPTGQAHEEKPAGIIRWLTTVDHKDIGLLYGTYGIIAFAWGGIAVLLMRAELAGAELDFMSGNLYNGLLTTHGITMLFLFGTPIIAAFSNYFIPLLIGADDMAFPRINAIAFWLLPPAAMLIWLGFPLAMLGFNVEPAQSSWTMYTPISAERGLSSNPEVLNPGMDFMLLGLHLSGVSATMGAINFIATIFTERGDDVGWPDLDIFSWTILTQSGLILFAFPLLGSALIMLLLDRNFATTFFAAEGGGPLLWQHLFWFFGHPEVYILVLPPMGLVSLILPRFAGRKLFGFKFIVYSTLAIGVLSFGVWAHHMFATGIDPRLRASFMAVSMAIAIPSAVKVFNWITTMWNGRLRMTAPMLFCIGFVSNFIIGGVTGVFLAAIPVDLVLHDTYYVVGHFHYIVMGAIAVAGFAGIYYWFPIYTGRMYQKKLAHMHFWLTMIGTNITFFAMLFLGYGGMPRRYATYLPQFATWHQLATAGAFIMGIGQLIFVWNIVQSWLEGPHAPADPWKLKADDLVTKEWTWFEKRQETALTDGGEEEQ; translated from the coding sequence ATGGGAGTGTTTTTGCTGGCGGTCGCCACGTTCCTCGCCCGAATCGAGGACTGGCGGTCTTACACGCCTCTCACTGGGGGAGGCTACGGGTATGCAGAACCGACCGGGCAGGCCCACGAGGAAAAACCTGCTGGAATCATTCGGTGGTTAACCACGGTTGACCACAAGGACATCGGCCTCCTATACGGAACGTATGGTATCATTGCGTTCGCGTGGGGTGGCATTGCCGTCCTTCTCATGCGCGCGGAGCTGGCCGGTGCGGAACTCGACTTCATGAGCGGGAACCTCTACAACGGTCTCTTGACCACGCACGGGATCACGATGCTGTTCCTGTTCGGGACGCCCATCATCGCGGCGTTCTCGAACTACTTCATTCCGCTCCTCATCGGCGCGGACGACATGGCGTTCCCGCGAATCAACGCCATCGCGTTCTGGCTCCTGCCACCCGCGGCCATGCTCATCTGGCTCGGCTTCCCGCTCGCGATGCTCGGGTTCAACGTCGAACCCGCTCAGTCCAGCTGGACGATGTACACGCCGATTTCCGCGGAGCGCGGGCTGTCGTCCAACCCGGAGGTGCTGAATCCAGGGATGGACTTCATGCTCCTCGGGTTACACCTCTCCGGTGTCAGTGCTACGATGGGTGCAATCAACTTCATCGCCACCATCTTCACCGAGCGTGGCGACGACGTCGGATGGCCCGACCTCGACATCTTCTCGTGGACCATCCTGACCCAGTCGGGACTCATCCTGTTCGCGTTCCCGCTGCTCGGGAGCGCGCTGATCATGCTCCTGCTCGACCGGAACTTCGCCACGACGTTCTTCGCCGCCGAAGGTGGCGGCCCACTGCTGTGGCAACACCTGTTCTGGTTCTTCGGCCACCCCGAAGTGTACATCCTCGTCCTCCCGCCGATGGGATTGGTTAGCCTCATCCTCCCACGGTTTGCGGGCCGGAAACTGTTCGGGTTCAAATTCATCGTCTACTCGACGCTCGCAATCGGTGTGCTCTCCTTCGGTGTTTGGGCCCACCACATGTTCGCGACGGGAATCGACCCACGCCTCCGTGCGAGTTTCATGGCGGTGTCGATGGCGATCGCAATACCGAGTGCGGTGAAGGTGTTCAACTGGATTACGACGATGTGGAACGGTCGGCTTCGGATGACTGCGCCGATGCTGTTCTGTATCGGATTCGTCTCCAACTTCATCATCGGCGGCGTCACCGGCGTGTTCCTCGCGGCCATCCCGGTCGACCTCGTCCTCCACGACACCTACTACGTCGTGGGTCACTTCCACTATATCGTGATGGGAGCAATCGCCGTCGCTGGCTTCGCCGGTATCTACTACTGGTTCCCCATCTACACCGGACGAATGTACCAGAAGAAACTCGCCCACATGCACTTCTGGCTCACGATGATCGGGACGAACATCACGTTCTTCGCCATGCTGTTCCTCGGCTACGGCGGCATGCCGCGCCGCTACGCGACGTACCTCCCACAGTTCGCCACGTGGCACCAGCTCGCCACCGCCGGTGCGTTCATCATGGGTATCGGTCAGCTCATCTTCGTCTGGAACATCGTCCAGTCGTGGCTCGAAGGGCCACACGCCCCTGCCGACCCGTGGAAACTCAAGGCGGACGATTTGGTCACGAAAGAGTGGACCTGGTTCGAAAAGAGGCAGGAGACCGCGCTGACGGACGGCGGCGAAGAAGAGCAGTAA
- a CDS encoding ABC transporter ATP-binding protein has product MSLLSLDNVDAYYGESHILRDVTMRVEEGEVCALLGRNGAGKTTTLRSIAGARPPDVRDGSVRFRDEDITTMEPEDISTRGISLVPEERRVFPNLTVEENLHLAEVVHNKSNTVGRSIPQVEHVGMTTEDVYDEFERLRERQTQRAGTLSGGEQQMLAIARALKQNTDLLMLDEPYEGLAPQIIANVEDAIRRISETGTTILLVEQNAAAAIKLADRCYVVDQGEIVFDGTADELRDDEGTRERYLGV; this is encoded by the coding sequence ATGAGCCTTCTCAGCCTCGATAACGTGGACGCATACTATGGTGAAAGCCACATCCTACGGGACGTGACGATGCGCGTCGAGGAAGGCGAGGTGTGCGCACTCCTGGGGCGCAACGGCGCGGGCAAGACGACGACGCTCCGGAGCATCGCTGGCGCACGTCCGCCGGACGTTCGCGATGGGTCGGTTCGATTCAGGGATGAAGACATTACGACGATGGAACCGGAAGACATCTCCACTCGTGGAATCTCGCTCGTCCCCGAGGAACGGCGCGTCTTCCCCAACCTCACCGTCGAGGAAAACCTTCACCTCGCGGAGGTCGTTCACAACAAGTCGAACACGGTCGGACGCTCGATACCGCAGGTCGAACACGTCGGCATGACGACCGAGGACGTGTACGACGAATTCGAGCGCCTTCGGGAGCGACAGACCCAGAGGGCCGGAACGCTGTCGGGCGGCGAACAACAGATGCTCGCCATCGCGAGAGCGTTGAAACAGAACACCGACCTACTGATGTTGGACGAACCGTACGAGGGACTGGCTCCACAAATAATCGCCAACGTCGAGGACGCCATCCGCCGAATCAGCGAGACCGGAACGACCATTCTGCTGGTCGAGCAGAACGCAGCGGCCGCGATCAAACTCGCCGACAGGTGTTACGTCGTCGATCAGGGTGAAATCGTCTTCGACGGCACCGCGGACGAACTCCGTGACGACGAAGGCACGAGGGAGCGATACCTTGGCGTCTGA
- a CDS encoding DUF7520 family protein has protein sequence MPFRLQGRSLVVGLYALIVSFAGFVGVLLGLFGPENLRPVQLFGVIELQPTPVGLAAFGMATIGLFLGVLLFLVMFVSERYDDAHPKG, from the coding sequence GTGCCATTCCGACTACAAGGACGGTCGCTCGTCGTCGGCTTATACGCCCTCATCGTCTCGTTTGCCGGGTTCGTTGGCGTTCTACTCGGTCTATTCGGTCCGGAAAATTTGCGCCCCGTGCAACTGTTCGGCGTTATCGAACTCCAACCGACACCGGTCGGGTTAGCGGCGTTCGGCATGGCAACCATCGGCCTGTTTCTCGGCGTGCTGCTCTTTCTGGTTATGTTCGTCTCGGAGCGCTACGACGACGCTCACCCGAAGGGCTAA